A DNA window from Archocentrus centrarchus isolate MPI-CPG fArcCen1 chromosome 15, fArcCen1, whole genome shotgun sequence contains the following coding sequences:
- the mtrf1l gene encoding peptide chain release factor 1-like, mitochondrial isoform X2 produces MLFTAEVFDMYQGFAQHHSWSFDVLEYTTSELGGLRHASASISGPQSYKRMKFEAGVHRVQRVPKTEKQGRMHTSTMTVAVLPQPTEISFTINPKDLRIDTKRASGAGGQHVNTTDSAVRIVHLPTGVVAECQQERSQLKNKEKAMKALRAKLYSMKLEEETSKRYNQRKIQIGTKGRSEKIRTYNFAQDRITDHRIGMTLHDVKSFLLGEDLLDEMNSSLQEFSDQETLMELLGENSQDSS; encoded by the exons ATGCTGTTCACTGCCGAG GTCTTTGACATGTACCAGGGCTTCGCTCAGCACCACAGCTGGTCCTTCGATGTCCTGGAGTACACGACCAGTGAGCTAG GTGGACTACGTCACGCCTCAGCTAGTATCAGTGGGCCTCAGAGCTACAAAAGGATGAAGTTTGAGGCTGGGGTTCATCGAGTTCAGAGGGTTCCCAAGACTGAAAAACAGGGTCGGATGCACACCAGCACCATGACTGTGGCTGTGTTGCCCCAGCCCACTGAG ATCTCTTTTACAATAAACCCAAAGGACCTGAGGATAGACACTAAGAGGGCGAGTGGAGCTGGAGGTCAACATGTCAATACCACAGACAGCGCAGTCAGAATAGTTCATCTTCCTACAG GTGTGGTagcagagtgccagcaggagcGGTCCCAACTGAAGAACAAGGAGAAAGCCATGAAGGCTCTGAGAGCAAAACTGTACAGCATgaagctggaagaggagaccaGCAAACGCTACAACCAGCGGAAAATACAG ATTGGCACTAAAGGCAGATCAGAGAAGATTCGGACCTACAACTTTGCCCAGGATCGTATTACAGACCACCGGATCGGCATGACTCTGCACGATGTAAAAAGCTTCCTGCTGGGAGAAGATCTTCTGGACGAGATGAACTCCTCACTTCAAGAGTTTTCCGACCAGGAGACTCTCATGGAACTGCTGGGAGAAAACAGTCAGGACAGCTCATGA
- the fbxo5 gene encoding F-box only protein 5, producing MSHCKGIIMKNLAYDSPRTNNMEKVSAVEPKTSPVKEPSPIKPQCSLVSVTTVVFSPKNTSAIHNKENSTGMVHNRTLEFEDSGYLSLQNSHIESPHENEVDDHILEKPTVVLPAASPSKCQEKNTPSQLEAICTPVDRPRRRTAAYSLSSTPSDHHSNTNLPILNFQRVVCDELAKSFDKNKRYDWSIVQKVADDFLLDRVIGRQMGLEYVDIFQCLLARNMRCILTNILALLEDLDLVSCKKVSRTWRKIICEDTAARRRCQRAEQELRESRSSLRQRGVGLTRDLAVSRVVLSCMQTMASSKAQSSSSSSSCIITRRAASSQKGSTPNSHYSRFDEYMQAASTLKQHESLRACRRCGSPAKHLDEVQKATCTSLSCLFVFCTCCQEAFHGSTPCRTVTPRAHFHKTAPLIPGSARSKRNIRRL from the exons ATGTCTCACTGTAAGGGAATCATCATGAAGAATCTTGCGTACGACTCTCCTAGAACCAACAATATGGAGAAAGTCTCTGCTGTGGAGCCCAAAACTTCCCCGGTAAAAGAGCCCTCCCCCATCAAACCTCAGTGCTCTCTTGTAAGCGTGACCACGGTGGTGTTCTCTCCCAAGAACACCAGTGCAATCCACAACAAGGAAAACAGCACTGGCATGGTGCACAACAGGACTCTGGAGTTTGAGGACAGCGGGTATCTGTCTCTGCAAAACAGTCACATTGAGAGTCCTCATGAGAACGAAGTGGATGACCACATCCTGGAAAAGCCCACAGTAGTGCTGCCCGCTGCTTCTCCTTCAAAATGTCAAGAAAAGAACACACCTAGTCAACTGGAGGCAATCTGCACTCCCGTGGATCGTCCTCGGAGAAGAACTGCAGCATACTCATTGTCATCCACCCCCTCCGACCATCACAGCAACACCAACCTGCCTATACTGAACTTCCAGCGGGTTGTGTGTGACGAGCTAGCTAAGAGCTTTGACAAGAATAAGAG GTATGACTGGAGCATCGTCCAAAAGGTTGCAGATGATTTTCTTTTGGATCGGGTGATTGGACGTCAGATGGGCTTGGAGTACGTCGATATCTTTCAATGTCTGCTGGCCAGAAACATGAGATGTATCCTGACAAACATCCTGGCCTTACTGGAAGACTTGGACCTCGTTAG CTGTAAGAAAGTGAGCAGGACTTGGAGGAAGATCATCTGTGAGGACACAGCAGCTAGGAGGAGGTGCCAACGAGCTGAGCAAGAACTCAGG gAATCAAGGAGTTCTCTGAGACAGAGGGGTGTTGGTCTGACGAGAGATTTGGCCGTCTCCAGGGTGGTGCTGTCCTGCATGCAGACCATGGCTTCCTCAAAGGCTcaatcttcatcctcctcttccagctGTATTATCACCAGACGAGCTGCCAGCTCACAGAAGGGCAGCACACCCAACTCCCACTACTCCAGGTTCGATGAGTACATGCag GCTGCCAGCACTCTGAAGCAACACGAATCCCTTCGTGCCTGCAGACGCTGCGGCTCACCAGCGAAACATCTGGATGAGGTTCAGAAGGCCACGTGCACGAGCCTCAGTTGTCTCTTCGTCTTCTGCACCTGCTGTCAAGAGGCTTTCCATGGCTCGACCCCCTGCCGAACCGTGACACCCCGAGCCCACTTCCACAAGACGGCTCCGCTCATACCCGGGAGCGCTCGCAGCAAGAGAAACATCAGGCGCTTGTGA
- the mtrf1l gene encoding peptide chain release factor 1-like, mitochondrial isoform X1: protein MAYRRLVNCVLRGKASAYNLWIPRFQKPQHFLGQTVENRTTRTLYISTPLMVKLLSVNELFGRKSLQEHLKKTEAEYSESLQALSVNVGEEQCGEDELKAKRTKVSLLAPLIQTIKELDSKQKEIAETEMLLKDEDPSLRELAEVEREGCLEDIQALRQKILDLLIPEEETDLSDLILEVTAGVGGQEAMLFTAEVFDMYQGFAQHHSWSFDVLEYTTSELGGLRHASASISGPQSYKRMKFEAGVHRVQRVPKTEKQGRMHTSTMTVAVLPQPTEISFTINPKDLRIDTKRASGAGGQHVNTTDSAVRIVHLPTGVVAECQQERSQLKNKEKAMKALRAKLYSMKLEEETSKRYNQRKIQIGTKGRSEKIRTYNFAQDRITDHRIGMTLHDVKSFLLGEDLLDEMNSSLQEFSDQETLMELLGENSQDSS from the exons ATGGCTTACAGAAGACTTGTAAACTGTGTGCTGAGAGGAAAAGCATCTGCCTATAATCTATGGATACCTCGTTTTCAAAAACCGCAACATTTCTTAGGCCAAACTGTTGAAAATAGAACTACAAGGACTCTTTACATCAGTACGCCACTGATGGTGAAGTTGCTATCGGTGAATGAGCTTTTTGGCAGGAAGTCTCTGCAGGAGCACCTGAAGAAGACAGAGGCAGAGTACAGCGAATCTTTACAAGCTCTCAGTGTCAATGTGGGTGAGGAGCAGTGCGGCGAGGATGAACTGAAGGCCAAGAGGACCAAAGTGTCCCTGCTGGCTCCTCttatccagaccatcaaagagcTGGACTCCAAGCAAAAAGAGATTGCAGAGACTGAGATGCTCCTGAAAG ATGAAGACCCATCTTTGCGAGAACTGGCTGAGGTGGAGAGAGAAGGTTGTTTGGAAGATATTCAAGCTCTTAGACAAAAG ATTTTGGATCTATTGATTCCAGAGGAGGAGACTGATCTGAGTGACCTAATCCTGGAGGTCACCGCTGGTGTCGGGGGTCAAGAAGCGATGCTGTTCACTGCCGAG GTCTTTGACATGTACCAGGGCTTCGCTCAGCACCACAGCTGGTCCTTCGATGTCCTGGAGTACACGACCAGTGAGCTAG GTGGACTACGTCACGCCTCAGCTAGTATCAGTGGGCCTCAGAGCTACAAAAGGATGAAGTTTGAGGCTGGGGTTCATCGAGTTCAGAGGGTTCCCAAGACTGAAAAACAGGGTCGGATGCACACCAGCACCATGACTGTGGCTGTGTTGCCCCAGCCCACTGAG ATCTCTTTTACAATAAACCCAAAGGACCTGAGGATAGACACTAAGAGGGCGAGTGGAGCTGGAGGTCAACATGTCAATACCACAGACAGCGCAGTCAGAATAGTTCATCTTCCTACAG GTGTGGTagcagagtgccagcaggagcGGTCCCAACTGAAGAACAAGGAGAAAGCCATGAAGGCTCTGAGAGCAAAACTGTACAGCATgaagctggaagaggagaccaGCAAACGCTACAACCAGCGGAAAATACAG ATTGGCACTAAAGGCAGATCAGAGAAGATTCGGACCTACAACTTTGCCCAGGATCGTATTACAGACCACCGGATCGGCATGACTCTGCACGATGTAAAAAGCTTCCTGCTGGGAGAAGATCTTCTGGACGAGATGAACTCCTCACTTCAAGAGTTTTCCGACCAGGAGACTCTCATGGAACTGCTGGGAGAAAACAGTCAGGACAGCTCATGA